A stretch of Gymnodinialimonas phycosphaerae DNA encodes these proteins:
- a CDS encoding ABC transporter substrate-binding protein: MKKFLLASAASMALTGFAAADGHQGDVTLGVILGFTGPIESITPAMGDGAELAMAEVTESGLLFGGASVTSIRADSTCVDSSAAQAAAERLITSDGVHGIVGADCSGVTGSILANVAVPNGMVMISPSATSPGLSTAEDNGLFFRTAPSDARQGVVMAEIIMERGIDTVALTYTNNDYGQGLADAFSAAFEAAGGTVTLSAAHEDGRADYSAEVGALASAGGDALVVAGYVDQGGSGVIQAALDTGAFDTFVFPDGMVSQALVDNFGSDIDGSFGQNPGTDSEGAGLYQAMAEEAGFDGTSPFSAESYDAAALIMLAMAAAESRNAADYMGEIMNVANAPGTEILPGQLGMALEMIANGEEVDYVGASAVELIGGGESAGNYREIEISGGELTVAGYR; this comes from the coding sequence ATGAAGAAGTTTTTGCTGGCATCCGCCGCATCCATGGCACTGACCGGTTTCGCGGCAGCCGACGGCCACCAGGGCGACGTCACGCTTGGCGTGATCCTGGGCTTCACCGGCCCGATTGAATCCATCACGCCTGCCATGGGCGACGGGGCAGAGCTTGCGATGGCCGAAGTGACCGAAAGCGGCCTGCTGTTTGGCGGCGCGTCCGTCACCTCGATCCGCGCAGACAGCACCTGCGTTGACAGCTCCGCCGCCCAAGCCGCCGCCGAGCGTCTGATCACATCTGACGGTGTGCACGGCATCGTGGGTGCCGATTGCTCTGGCGTGACCGGCTCGATCCTTGCCAACGTCGCCGTCCCGAACGGCATGGTCATGATCTCGCCGTCCGCCACCTCGCCGGGTCTGTCGACCGCCGAGGACAACGGCCTGTTCTTCCGCACCGCGCCGTCTGACGCGCGCCAAGGCGTCGTGATGGCCGAGATCATCATGGAGCGCGGGATCGACACCGTTGCCCTGACCTACACCAACAACGACTATGGCCAGGGCCTGGCCGATGCCTTCTCTGCCGCGTTTGAAGCAGCAGGCGGCACCGTGACGCTGTCGGCGGCCCATGAAGACGGCCGCGCGGATTACTCGGCCGAGGTTGGCGCACTGGCCTCCGCCGGGGGCGACGCACTGGTTGTGGCGGGCTACGTGGACCAGGGCGGCTCTGGCGTGATCCAGGCCGCGCTCGACACGGGCGCGTTCGACACCTTCGTCTTCCCTGATGGCATGGTCTCCCAGGCGTTGGTCGACAACTTCGGCTCCGACATCGACGGGTCGTTCGGCCAGAACCCCGGCACCGACAGCGAAGGCGCAGGCCTCTACCAGGCGATGGCCGAGGAAGCGGGCTTTGACGGCACCTCGCCGTTCTCTGCGGAATCCTACGACGCCGCAGCCCTCATCATGCTCGCCATGGCCGCTGCGGAATCCCGCAACGCCGCCGACTACATGGGTGAAATCATGAACGTCGCCAACGCACCGGGCACCGAGATCCTGCCGGGCCAGCTTGGTATGGCGCTTGAGATGATCGCCAACGGTGAAGAGGTCGACTACGTCGGCGCCTCTGCCGTGGAACTCATCGGTGGCGGCGAATCTGCCGGTAACTACCGTGAGATCGAAATCTCGGGTGGGGAACTGACGGTCGCGGGCTACCGCTGA
- a CDS encoding ABC transporter ATP-binding protein → MTDNPYQNDRGNKDRSITKPGPAPMGDPIRPGGKAIAVDGDHPFLIGEAMTGGYGKGPDILHECTIAVNPGEIAVIVGPNGAGKSTAMKAVFGMLNLREGHVMLDGQDISALSPQARVAAGMGFVPQTSNIFTSMTVEENLEMGAFIRKDDYRATMEQVFDLFPILRDKRAQAAGELSGGQRQQVAVGRALMTKPKVLMLDEPTAGVSPIVMDELFDRIIEVSRTGIPILMVEQNARQALEIADKGYVLVQGRNAFSGTGKELLADPEVRKSFLGG, encoded by the coding sequence ATGACCGACAATCCTTACCAAAACGATCGCGGCAACAAGGACCGGTCGATCACGAAACCCGGTCCCGCCCCGATGGGCGATCCGATCCGCCCCGGCGGAAAGGCGATTGCCGTGGACGGTGATCATCCATTCCTGATCGGCGAGGCCATGACCGGCGGCTATGGCAAAGGCCCCGACATCCTCCACGAGTGCACCATCGCCGTGAACCCCGGTGAGATCGCCGTGATCGTCGGTCCCAACGGCGCGGGCAAATCGACCGCGATGAAAGCCGTTTTCGGGATGCTGAACCTGCGCGAAGGCCATGTGATGCTCGACGGGCAGGATATCTCTGCGCTGTCGCCTCAGGCCCGCGTGGCGGCGGGCATGGGGTTCGTGCCGCAGACCTCCAACATCTTCACCTCGATGACGGTCGAAGAAAACCTCGAAATGGGGGCCTTCATCCGCAAGGACGACTACCGCGCCACGATGGAGCAGGTGTTCGACCTCTTCCCGATCCTACGCGACAAGCGCGCCCAGGCCGCCGGAGAACTGAGCGGCGGGCAACGCCAGCAGGTCGCCGTGGGCCGCGCGCTGATGACCAAGCCCAAGGTCCTGATGCTGGATGAGCCCACCGCAGGCGTCTCGCCCATCGTCATGGACGAGCTCTTTGACCGGATCATCGAAGTGTCCCGCACCGGCATCCCGATCCTGATGGTGGAACAAAACGCCCGCCAAGCCCTTGAAATCGCGGACAAAGGCTATGTGCTGGTCCAGGGCCGCAATGCGTTCTCCGGCACCGGCAAGGAACTGCTGGCCGACCCGGAGGTCCGCAAAAGCTTCCTGGGGGGCTGA
- a CDS encoding branched-chain amino acid ABC transporter permease, which yields MTQTQTAAATAPAPSQMNTKNILLFALVAVLFLGTGFIQSWNTALTIFNMGLISCIMALGVNMQWGYAGLFNVGVMGFVALGGLATVLISVEPVPEAWSAGGLRTILGLILGALTIVGAILLWGAMPKGRLRGIAMLIVLLIGFTVFRRVFDVGVDAVESVNPASTGFLGGLGLPILLAWPVGGLLAAGVAWIIGKTALGLRSDYLAIATLGIAEIIIAILKNEDWLARGVKNVTGIDRPVPYEVDLQVNEGFLGLVERFNADPVTASTITVKLLYAALFIVVLGLLIWLSEKAWNSPWGRMMRAIRDNEVSASAMGKDVKKRHLQIFILGSAVCGVAGAMMTTLDSQLVPGTYQPLRFTFLIWVMVIVGGSGNNWGAVLGGFLIWWLWVQVEPLGLLLMQGLTASMADGYWLREHLLDSAAHMRLLTMGLILLLVLRFSPRGLIPER from the coding sequence ATGACCCAGACACAAACCGCCGCGGCCACCGCACCCGCACCCTCGCAAATGAACACCAAGAATATCCTGCTGTTCGCCCTTGTCGCTGTCCTTTTCCTCGGCACCGGGTTCATCCAGTCGTGGAACACGGCGCTGACCATCTTCAACATGGGCCTGATCTCCTGCATCATGGCGCTTGGCGTCAACATGCAATGGGGCTACGCGGGCCTGTTCAACGTCGGCGTCATGGGCTTCGTGGCCCTTGGCGGGCTCGCCACTGTCCTCATCTCGGTTGAGCCGGTGCCAGAGGCCTGGAGCGCGGGGGGCCTGCGCACCATCCTGGGCCTTATCCTCGGCGCGCTCACCATCGTGGGCGCCATCCTGCTGTGGGGGGCGATGCCCAAGGGACGCCTGCGCGGGATCGCGATGCTAATCGTGCTGCTGATCGGCTTCACCGTCTTTCGCCGCGTCTTCGACGTGGGCGTCGATGCGGTGGAATCCGTCAATCCCGCCTCCACCGGCTTTCTCGGCGGCCTTGGCCTGCCGATCCTTCTGGCCTGGCCCGTGGGGGGCCTGCTGGCCGCTGGCGTGGCCTGGATCATCGGAAAGACCGCCCTCGGCCTGCGCTCGGACTACCTGGCCATCGCAACCCTTGGCATCGCGGAAATCATCATCGCCATCCTCAAGAACGAGGACTGGCTGGCGCGCGGCGTGAAGAACGTCACCGGCATCGACCGCCCCGTCCCCTACGAGGTCGACCTGCAAGTGAACGAGGGCTTCCTGGGCCTGGTGGAGCGCTTCAACGCCGATCCCGTCACCGCCTCTACCATCACCGTCAAACTGCTTTACGCGGCGCTCTTCATCGTCGTCCTCGGCCTGCTGATCTGGCTGTCGGAAAAGGCCTGGAACTCCCCCTGGGGGCGCATGATGCGTGCGATCCGCGATAACGAGGTTTCGGCCTCCGCCATGGGCAAGGACGTCAAGAAGCGGCACCTGCAAATCTTCATCCTCGGCTCCGCCGTCTGCGGGGTGGCCGGCGCAATGATGACCACGCTCGACAGCCAGCTTGTCCCGGGCACCTACCAGCCCCTGCGCTTCACCTTCCTGATCTGGGTCATGGTGATCGTCGGCGGCTCCGGCAACAACTGGGGCGCGGTTCTGGGCGGTTTCCTGATCTGGTGGCTTTGGGTGCAGGTCGAACCGCTTGGCCTGTTGCTGATGCAGGGCCTGACAGCCAGCATGGCCGACGGCTACTGGCTGCGCGAGCACCTGCTGGATTCAGCGGCCCACATGCGGCTTCTGACCATGGGCCTGATCCTGCTGCTGGTCCTGCGGTTCAGCCCGCGCGGGTTAATCCCCGAGCGGTAG
- a CDS encoding enoyl-CoA hydratase-related protein, whose protein sequence is MNYDTITAETHDGMAIITLNRPEVMNALNTQMRAEITHAVSAAASSARVVVLTGTGRAFCSGQDLGDRANAGNLNLERTLRDEYVPMLNAIVDCPVPVIAAVNGTAAGAGANLALVCDIVIAAESASFIQAFSRIGLIPDAGGTWALPRTIGLQRAMGAALFAEKITAAQAADWGMIWEMAPDEDFEALWRVRATHLATGPSEAFKRIKQVMRASTGNSLQEQLLLEGQLQGQCGKSRDFKEGVVAFLEKRPAVFEGR, encoded by the coding sequence ATGAACTATGACACGATCACCGCCGAGACCCATGATGGCATGGCCATCATCACCCTTAATCGCCCGGAGGTGATGAATGCACTCAACACCCAGATGCGCGCCGAGATCACCCACGCGGTGAGTGCGGCGGCGTCCAGCGCGCGGGTCGTTGTGCTGACCGGGACGGGGCGGGCGTTTTGCTCGGGTCAGGATCTGGGCGACCGGGCCAATGCGGGCAACCTGAACCTGGAGCGGACGTTGCGAGACGAATATGTTCCCATGCTCAATGCGATCGTCGATTGCCCGGTCCCGGTCATCGCCGCCGTCAACGGCACGGCGGCGGGGGCGGGGGCAAACCTGGCGCTGGTCTGTGATATCGTGATCGCGGCGGAAAGTGCCTCGTTCATCCAGGCGTTCTCGCGTATCGGGTTGATCCCGGATGCGGGCGGGACCTGGGCCTTGCCGCGCACGATTGGCCTGCAACGGGCGATGGGGGCAGCGCTGTTTGCCGAGAAGATCACGGCGGCGCAGGCTGCGGACTGGGGCATGATCTGGGAGATGGCTCCTGATGAGGACTTCGAGGCCCTGTGGCGGGTCCGCGCCACTCACCTCGCGACGGGGCCAAGCGAGGCGTTCAAGCGGATCAAACAGGTGATGCGGGCGAGCACTGGCAATTCGCTTCAAGAGCAGCTTTTGCTGGAGGGGCAGCTACAGGGGCAGTGCGGCAAATCCCGCGATTTCAAGGAGGGCGTGGTGGCGTTTCTGGAGAAGCGGCCCGCGGTGTTCGAGGGACGATGA
- a CDS encoding branched-chain amino acid ABC transporter permease: MDFLNALVALTNFVIVPATAYGAQLALGALGVTLIYGILRFSNFAHGDTMAFGTMVTIFGTWGLQAAGVSFGPLPTALLALPLGIAVTALLMIGTDRVVYRFYRQQRAKPVIFVIASLGVMFIMNGIVRFFIGVDDQRFADGERFIIRARDFREMTGLDEGLAFRTTQGITIVVAIIAVVLLFWFLNRTRTGKSMRAFSDNEDLALLSGINPDRVVLVTWIIVAALATTAGVLYGLDKSFKPFTYFQLLLPIFASAIVGGLGNPLGAILGGFLIAFSEVGVTYAFRKVVGYLGPEDWQPEGLLQLLSTDYKFAVSFGILLIVLLFKPTGIMKGKSV; the protein is encoded by the coding sequence GTGGATTTTCTCAACGCTCTCGTGGCACTGACGAACTTCGTCATCGTGCCCGCCACAGCCTATGGCGCGCAACTGGCGCTTGGCGCGCTCGGCGTGACCTTGATCTATGGCATCTTGCGGTTCTCGAACTTCGCCCATGGCGACACCATGGCCTTCGGGACCATGGTCACGATCTTCGGCACGTGGGGCCTGCAAGCGGCGGGCGTCAGCTTCGGCCCCCTGCCCACCGCCCTTCTGGCCCTGCCCCTTGGGATCGCCGTCACCGCCCTTCTGATGATTGGCACGGACCGCGTCGTCTACCGCTTCTACCGCCAACAAAGGGCGAAACCGGTGATCTTCGTGATCGCGTCCCTTGGTGTCATGTTCATCATGAATGGCATTGTCCGCTTCTTCATCGGCGTCGATGATCAGCGCTTCGCCGATGGCGAGCGGTTCATCATCCGCGCCCGTGACTTCCGCGAGATGACGGGCCTCGACGAAGGCCTGGCCTTCCGCACGACGCAAGGGATCACGATTGTCGTCGCCATCATCGCCGTGGTCCTGCTGTTCTGGTTCCTCAACCGCACGCGGACCGGCAAATCCATGCGCGCCTTCTCGGATAACGAGGATCTGGCGCTGCTGTCGGGCATCAACCCCGACCGCGTGGTGCTGGTGACCTGGATCATTGTGGCGGCGCTGGCCACCACCGCAGGCGTCCTCTACGGCCTCGACAAGTCGTTCAAACCCTTCACCTACTTCCAGCTTCTGCTGCCCATCTTCGCCTCCGCCATCGTCGGCGGCCTTGGCAATCCGCTCGGCGCGATCCTCGGCGGCTTCCTCATCGCGTTTTCCGAGGTCGGCGTCACCTATGCCTTCCGCAAGGTCGTGGGCTACCTGGGGCCAGAGGATTGGCAACCCGAGGGCCTGCTGCAACTGCTGTCCACAGACTACAAATTCGCGGTCTCCTTCGGGATCCTGCTGATCGTGCTGCTGTTCAAACCCACCGGCATCATGAAGGGGAAATCGGTATGA
- a CDS encoding HpcH/HpaI aldolase family protein: protein MPAPINTLKAALARGEMQRGLWLNLPGTVTAEMAGRAGFDWCLVDGEHGPWDPTAIRAQLVALAATPTPAVVRVPVAEEWVIKQVLDLGVQTVLIPMVNSAAQARAMVRACRYPPEGTRGMGAMVARAGAFGATSDYPATANDQICVLVQAESRAAIDDLEAIVATEGVDGVFIGPADLGADMGYRDDLMNPELWQVIDDGIAKIRAGGKSAGIIVSGPEMEARVTAAGVNFLGCGGDAGVLQAGLAALAGAR, encoded by the coding sequence ATGCCCGCCCCGATCAACACCCTCAAGGCCGCGCTTGCACGCGGCGAGATGCAGCGTGGGCTGTGGTTGAACCTGCCCGGTACGGTAACGGCGGAAATGGCAGGGCGTGCGGGGTTTGATTGGTGCCTTGTGGATGGGGAGCACGGGCCATGGGACCCCACGGCGATCCGCGCCCAACTGGTGGCACTTGCGGCAACGCCGACGCCCGCCGTGGTGCGCGTGCCCGTGGCCGAGGAATGGGTGATCAAGCAGGTGTTGGATCTGGGCGTGCAGACGGTTCTGATTCCCATGGTGAATTCAGCGGCGCAGGCGAGGGCCATGGTGCGCGCCTGCCGTTACCCGCCCGAAGGCACCCGGGGCATGGGCGCAATGGTTGCGCGTGCGGGCGCGTTCGGGGCGACGTCGGACTATCCCGCCACGGCAAATGACCAGATCTGTGTGCTGGTGCAGGCCGAAAGCCGCGCAGCGATCGACGATCTGGAGGCGATTGTGGCCACGGAGGGGGTCGATGGCGTGTTCATCGGCCCCGCCGATCTGGGGGCCGACATGGGATATCGCGATGATCTGATGAACCCGGAATTGTGGCAGGTGATCGATGACGGAATCGCAAAGATCCGGGCGGGCGGCAAATCGGCGGGCATCATCGTGAGCGGGCCGGAGATGGAGGCCCGCGTCACGGCGGCGGGCGTGAATTTCCTGGGCTGCGGCGGTGACGCGGGCGTGTTGCAGGCGGGGCTAGCGGCCTTGGCGGGGGCGCGATGA
- a CDS encoding ABC transporter ATP-binding protein, whose amino-acid sequence MIEVHDLHKHFGGFHAVDGASLRIETGSITGLIGPNGAGKTTLFNVIAGVLPPTSGRVVMDGEDITGLPPHELFGKGLLRTFQIAHEFSSMTCRENLMMVPEGQSGESLWNTWFGRKRIADEERALRAKADEVLEFLTIEHLAEQPAGMVSGGQKKLLELGRTMMVDAKIVFLDEVGAGVNRTLLNTIGDAIIRLNKERGYTFCVIEHDMDFIGRLCDPVICMAEGHVLAEGTLDEIKANDQVIEAYLGTGLKNKDQLEEAGA is encoded by the coding sequence ATGATCGAAGTACACGACCTGCACAAACATTTTGGCGGCTTTCATGCCGTGGATGGCGCCAGCCTGCGGATCGAGACCGGGTCGATCACCGGCCTGATCGGCCCCAATGGCGCGGGCAAGACGACGCTGTTCAACGTCATCGCGGGCGTTCTGCCCCCCACCTCGGGCCGCGTCGTGATGGATGGCGAAGACATCACCGGCCTGCCGCCGCACGAGTTGTTCGGCAAGGGCCTGCTCCGCACCTTCCAGATCGCCCACGAATTCTCGTCCATGACCTGCCGCGAGAACCTGATGATGGTCCCGGAAGGCCAATCCGGCGAGTCGCTGTGGAACACCTGGTTTGGCCGCAAACGCATTGCCGATGAAGAACGCGCGCTGCGTGCAAAGGCCGATGAGGTCCTGGAGTTCCTGACGATCGAGCATCTGGCCGAGCAACCGGCGGGCATGGTCTCGGGCGGGCAGAAGAAGCTGCTGGAACTGGGCCGCACGATGATGGTCGACGCCAAGATCGTGTTCCTGGATGAGGTCGGCGCAGGCGTGAACCGCACGCTCCTGAACACCATCGGTGACGCGATCATCCGCCTCAACAAGGAACGCGGCTACACCTTCTGCGTGATCGAGCACGACATGGATTTCATCGGCCGCCTCTGCGACCCCGTGATCTGCATGGCCGAGGGCCACGTGCTGGCCGAAGGCACGCTGGACGAGATCAAGGCCAACGATCAAGTGATCGAGGCGTACCTGGGCACCGGCCTGAAGAACAAGGACCAGTTGGAAGAGGCGGGGGCATGA
- a CDS encoding YaiI/YqxD family protein, with protein sequence MTRVAPEGPARTERLILIDGDACPVKEEVYKAAYRHKIPVRLVAASYLRHPDHPLITMVMAGDAFDAADDVIFEAAGPGALVITADILLAERCLAKGAVCLNHKGDAFTANSIGTQVATRAIMADLRAGLDGQGIGGQRPFSARDRSAFSNALENALRKL encoded by the coding sequence TTGACTAGGGTTGCCCCAGAGGGGCCCGCCAGAACCGAGCGACTGATCCTGATCGACGGCGATGCCTGCCCGGTGAAAGAAGAGGTCTACAAGGCCGCCTACCGCCATAAGATCCCGGTGCGGCTGGTGGCGGCCAGCTACCTGCGCCATCCCGATCATCCGTTGATCACCATGGTCATGGCGGGCGATGCCTTCGATGCTGCCGATGACGTGATTTTCGAGGCCGCGGGGCCGGGCGCGCTGGTGATCACCGCCGATATCCTGCTGGCCGAGCGGTGCCTTGCAAAAGGGGCCGTGTGCCTCAATCACAAGGGAGACGCGTTCACGGCGAACTCGATCGGCACGCAGGTCGCGACCCGCGCGATCATGGCCGATCTGCGGGCGGGCCTTGACGGGCAGGGGATCGGCGGGCAGCGACCGTTCTCGGCCCGGGACCGCTCGGCCTTCTCGAACGCGCTGGAGAACGCGCTGCGCAAACTATAG